The Avibacterium sp. 20-132 genome segment ACTTTTCCCCCTCTAGCCTATACTTTATCAGTCTGACTTTTATATTCATCACAGGAGCGTTTATGCAATCTCGTTTAATCGTTGAAGACAGCCGCCAAGAATCGGTATTAGCCACCAATAAAGTGTTACGCAATACCTATTTCTTGCTCGCTTTAACCTTAACTTTTTCTGCCATTGTTGCTTATGTGGCAATGACCTTAAATGTTGCCCCATTACATTTCGGTGTGTTATTAGTGGGATTTTATGGCTTATTATTTTTAAATAGTGCATTAGAAAATAGTGCGTGGGGAATTCTTTCAACCTTCGCCTTAACTGGTTTTATTGGCTATTCTTTAGGGCCGGTATTAAATATGTACATCGGTGCAGGATTGGGAGATTTAATCGCCCTTGCACTTGGCGGAACTGCAGCGGTGTTCTTCGCCTGTTCTTTCTATGTATTAAGCACGAAAAAAGATATGTCATTCCTTTCAGGTATGATGTTTACGCTATTTATTGTGCTTGTAGTGGGAATGATTGCCAGTTTCTTCTTTAAAATGCCTGCATTTTATGTTGCGTTAAGTGCATTATTTATCGTCTTCTCTAGTATGGGCATTTTATATCAAACCAGTAGCATCATTCACGGTGGTGAAACCAATTATATCCGTGCAACCGTGAGCCTTTATGTGTCTATTTATAATATCTTTGTGAGTTTATTAAACTTACTCGGTATTTTACGCAATGATTAATAATTGCTTTAATCGGTAAATTCAACGCCCCTTTCTAGGGGCGTTTTTGTATAATTAAAAAAAACAATAAAGGAAAGAAAAATGTTGAATATAAACAATCAAATCATCGAAACAGATAATGAAGGCTATTTATTGGATTTAACCCAGTGGACGCCTGATGTCGCGCTAGCTATTGCACAGCAAGAAGCACTCACGCTAACCGAGGCACATTGGGAAGTCATTCATTTTGTACGCGATTTTTATCAGGAATACCACACTTCCCCAGCGATCAGAATGTTGGTGAAAGCAATGGCACAAAAATTAGGGGAAGATAAAGGCAACAGCCGTTACTTACAACGCTTATTCCCAGAAGGCCCTGCAAAGCAAGCAACGAAACTGGCTGGATTACCAAAACCTGCAAAATGCTTATAACTTGAGAACTATTCTCATTTACTTGCGATGATTTACCCTTTATAATCATTAAAAACCATTCACTTTAAGGGGATTTATGTTGAAATTATTCACTATGGCGAGCTTAATCGCGACAATCTTATTCAGTCATCTCAGCTATGCTAAATTCAAAGTTGTCACAACCTTTACCATTATTCAAGACATTGCACAAAATATTGCAGGTGATGCAGCAACCGTAGAATCTATTACCAAGCCCGGCGCGGAAATTCACGGCTATGAGCCAACGCCAAAAGATATTGTTAAAGCACAGTCTGCGGATTTGGTATTATGGAATGGGCTAAACTTAGAGCGTTGGTTCGTACGTTTTTTCCAGAATGTGCAAGATAAACCTGCCGTGGTGGTAACAGAAGGCATTCAGCCAATTTTTATTGCGGAAAGTGCCGAGAAAAAAATCCCAAATCCACACGCGTGGATGTCGCCAAGTAATGGGTTAGTTTATGTGGAAAATATCAAAAATGCGTTGATTAAATATGATCCACAAAATGCAGAAACCTACCGTCAAAATGC includes the following:
- a CDS encoding Bax inhibitor-1 family protein, with protein sequence MQSRLIVEDSRQESVLATNKVLRNTYFLLALTLTFSAIVAYVAMTLNVAPLHFGVLLVGFYGLLFLNSALENSAWGILSTFALTGFIGYSLGPVLNMYIGAGLGDLIALALGGTAAVFFACSFYVLSTKKDMSFLSGMMFTLFIVLVVGMIASFFFKMPAFYVALSALFIVFSSMGILYQTSSIIHGGETNYIRATVSLYVSIYNIFVSLLNLLGILRND
- a CDS encoding TusE/DsrC/DsvC family sulfur relay protein, encoding MLNINNQIIETDNEGYLLDLTQWTPDVALAIAQQEALTLTEAHWEVIHFVRDFYQEYHTSPAIRMLVKAMAQKLGEDKGNSRYLQRLFPEGPAKQATKLAGLPKPAKCL
- a CDS encoding metal ABC transporter substrate-binding protein, translated to MLKLFTMASLIATILFSHLSYAKFKVVTTFTIIQDIAQNIAGDAATVESITKPGAEIHGYEPTPKDIVKAQSADLVLWNGLNLERWFVRFFQNVQDKPAVVVTEGIQPIFIAESAEKKIPNPHAWMSPSNGLVYVENIKNALIKYDPQNAETYRQNAENYAKKIRTLDSTLRPKFDKIPQAQRWLATSEGAFSYLAQDYGFKEVYLWAINAEQQGTPQQVRQMIDLIRQHHIPVIFSESTISPKPAQQVAKESHIHYGGVLYVDSLSNAKGAVPTYLDLLNTTITTIIEGFENAQ